A single genomic interval of Cucumis sativus cultivar 9930 chromosome 7, Cucumber_9930_V3, whole genome shotgun sequence harbors:
- the LOC101205750 gene encoding auxin transporter-like protein 5, producing MATTATDKVVETVIAGNYVEMEADGNAPNVKTKLSKLFWHGGSVYDAWFSCASNQVAQVLLTLPYSFSQLGMLSGVLFQLFYGLLGSWTAYLISVLYIEYRTRKEREKVDFRNHVIQWFEVLDGLLGKHWRNVGLAFNCTFLLFGSVIQLIACASNIYYINDNLDKRTWTYIFGACCATTVFIPSFRNYRIWSFLGLLMTTYTAWYLTIASILHGQVEGVKHSGPTKLVLYFTGATNILYTFGGHAVTVEIMHAMWKPQKFKAIYLVATVYVLTLTLPSAAAVYWAFGDMLLNHSNAFSLLPKSPLRDMAVILMLIHQFITFGFACTPLYFVWEKAIGMHECKSLCKRAAARLPVVIPIWFLAIIFPFFGPINSTVGSLLVSFTVYIIPALAHMFTFRSPASRENAVEQPPKFTGRWVGAYVINAFVVVWVLVVGFGFGGWASVTNFVHQIDTFGLFTKCYQCPPQTPALPPQSFNATAAPPPQHHLHHPGSH from the exons ATGGCCACCACAGCAACAGATAAAGTGGTGGAGACAGTGATCGCCGGAAATTACGTTGAAATGGAAGCCGACGGAAACGCTCCCAATGTCAAAACCAAGCTCTCCAAACTCTTCTGGCATGGCGGCTCCGTTTATGATGCCTGGTTTAGCTGTGCTTCAAAtcag GTTGCTCAAGTTTTGCTTACTCTGCCCTATTCGTTTTCTCAACTGGGAATGCTCTCTGGAGTTCTGTTTCAGCTCTTCTATGGCTTGCTTGGTAGCTGGACTGCTTATTTGATTAGTGTACTCTATATCGAATATAGAActagaaaagaaagggaaaaagttgattttagaAACCATGTTATTCAG tGGTTTGAAGTTCTTGATGGGTTGCTTGGGAAACATTGGAGGAATGTGGGTTTGGCATTTAATTGCACTTTTCTTCTGTTTGGATCTGTCATTCAACTTATAGCTTGTGCTAG TaatatttattacataaatGACAACCTAGACAAGAGAACTTGGACATACATCTTTGGAGCCTGTTGTGCTACCACTGTCTTCATTCCTTCCTTTAGAAACTACAGAATCTGGTCCTTTCTAGGTCTCTTAATGACCACTTACACAGCTTGGTACCTCACCATTGCTTCTATTCTCCATGGCCAG GTGGAGGGAGTTAAGCACTCTGGTCCAACCAAGTTGGTCCTTTACTTCACTGGGGCCACCAACATTCTTTACACATTCGGTGGGCATGCTGTTACAGT GGAAATCATGCATGCAATGTGGAAGCCTCAGAAATTCAAGGCAATTTACTTGGTTGCCACTGTGTATGTGCTAACACTGACACTCCCATCTGCAGCCGCCGTGTATTGGGCATTTGGAGACATGCTTCTTAATCACTCAAATGCCTTCTCCCTTCTCCCAAAATCTCCCCTCAGAGATATGGCTGTCATTTTAATGCTCATCCACCAG TTCATCACATTTGGATTTGCTTGTACTCCTCTTTACTTTGTGTGGGAGAAAGCCATTGGTATGCACGAATGTAAGAGCTTGTGCAAAAGGGCAGCTGCGAGATTGCCTGTGGTCATTCCCATTTGGTTTTTGGCTATAATCTTCCCTTTCTTTGGTCCTATCAACTCCACCGTTGGATCGCTCCTTGTTAGCTTCACTGTCTACATCATTCCTGCTCTTGCTCACATGTTCACCTTCCGATCGCCTGCTTCTCGTGAG AATGCTGTGGAGCAACCACCTAAGTTCACCGGAAGATGGGTCGGAGCTTATGTGATCAATGCATTTGTAGTGGTTTGGGTGTTGGTAGTTGGCTTCGGATTTGGTGGGTGGGCTAGTGTAACCAATTTCGTACACCAAATCGACACATTCGGGCTTTTCACCAAGTGTTACCAATGCCCACCGCAGACGCCGGCCCTCCCACCACAATCGTTCAATGCTACGGCTGCACCACCTCCACAGCATCACCTCCACCATCCTGGCAGCCATTGA